The window TATCGACAGCCTTTCGGGCTACGGTTTTTATGACAAATACTTTCTCGGCTCACACAACCTGGTCCCCATCATCGGCGGCGCGTCGCTCGCGCTTCTGGTCGGCTTCTGCATCATGGGCGGCGGCAAGCGCATCGTCAAAGTGACGGAGGTGCTGGTGCCCCTGATGGGCGTGCTGTATATCCTGCTGGCTCTGATCGTTATGGCGCTTAATATAGAAAGGCTGCCAGAGGTGCTGTCGAAAATTTTCACCGCCGCTTTTGACTTCCGCGCGATCTTTGGCGGATTTGCCGGCTCCGCGATTATGCAGGGCATCAAGCGCGGCCTCTATTCCAACGAGGCCGGCGTTGGTTCCGCGCCGAACGCGGCGGCGGCGGCCGATGTGGCCCATCCCGTTACGCAGGGGCTGGTGCAGATGCTCTCCGTGTTCATTGACACGCTGCTGATCTGTACGGCCACCGCGATGATGTGCCTCTGCACCGGCATTATACCCGGCGAAGGTCTGAAAGGCGCGCCCTTTGTACAGCAGTCGATGTCCGTCGTATTCGGAACCGTAGGGCCGTACTTCATCACCGCCGCGCTGCTGCTCTTCGCCTTCACCACGCTGCTGGGTAACCTCTTCTACTGTGAGGGCTGTCTAAACTACATCGCGGGACGCGCGCTGAGCAAAAAGGCGATGAGCGTCTTCCGCGCCGCCGCCGTCGTTGCGGTTTTTGTCGGCGCGCAGCTGGAATTCGGCCTCGTCTGGGATATGGCCGACGTCCTTATGGGAGTGATGGCGCTCATAAACCTGCCGGTAATCGTCATCCTTGCCCGGACGGCGCTCGCGGCGCTGAATGATTATACCGCCCAGAGACGTTTAGGCAAA is drawn from Cloacibacillus sp. and contains these coding sequences:
- a CDS encoding alanine/glycine:cation symporter family protein, translated to MYEAFSALIGTISNLMYSYLLIIMLLSAGVYFSLRTGLVQLRMLPEAVRSVGERSGGKDSVSSFQALMVSTASRVGTGNIVGVANAIAIGGYGAVFWMWLIALLGGATAFVESTLAQIYKKKAADGSSYGGPSYYIQAALNSRALGVVFAVALIATYAGGFNMLASYNLIDSLSGYGFYDKYFLGSHNLVPIIGGASLALLVGFCIMGGGKRIVKVTEVLVPLMGVLYILLALIVMALNIERLPEVLSKIFTAAFDFRAIFGGFAGSAIMQGIKRGLYSNEAGVGSAPNAAAAADVAHPVTQGLVQMLSVFIDTLLICTATAMMCLCTGIIPGEGLKGAPFVQQSMSVVFGTVGPYFITAALLLFAFTTLLGNLFYCEGCLNYIAGRALSKKAMSVFRAAAVVAVFVGAQLEFGLVWDMADVLMGVMALINLPVIVILARTALAALNDYTAQRRLGKKPVFKAAAIGLKEKTDFWN